The following is a genomic window from Oryzias latipes chromosome 12, ASM223467v1.
AAATGACTAgcggatgttttttttttctctcattttaccAAGTAAACCAAAGTTTCTGTTTCTACAAAGGTAATATTTCTCTAAAATCCTCATCCATCGTCAGCAAATGCAGGGACGGCTTTCAGCCTCGCTGTTCCGTAAACGGCTTTTTGGGGTTTTGACGCACACGTGTGAGGAAACCAAACTACAGATGTGTGTTTATGATTCTGCTGCGTTTAGGactaaaataattcaaatcaaacaaaatatttgATAGAAAGCTCTGAATCGGTTGTTTTTGTGTCACCAATGTCAGACAAACGGGCTCCATGTTTGGTATATTTTAGCAGTGAAAGAACAGAAGTACAGTCTTCTTGTATCATCTTTCATGATGCGGATGTTTTGCCTGCAGTTGGGAACCTTCAGTCGGCCTCGGCGGCTAACCTGGCCACGTTGCAGTCCTACAGACCCCTGCTGAGCGACTACGGACCTCCATCTCTGGGATTCTCACAGGTGAGCTCCGCCTTTAGACGCCGCAGAAACATCTTCTTCTTCCCAACCCTCGTCAGAGGTGTGGCGAGTCTTTCAGGGTTTCTGTTGGCGCTCGTGGAAACGCGGTGGCGGCGGCTCTACCGCTGACTGTACCTGAGACCTGGGCTGAGTGTGACCACATCCATCGACAATGGTTCAAttctccattttttatttttttgtagtgaGTCCttgtttctgtggcaaccaccCTCACCAATCAGGGGTGGAGCTTATccgaaggccacacccctaccacctgAAAACCTGTCAATCGTTTTGGACATAGGGGCCgccaggctccacctactttagTTGAGGCCTCAATAATAAAAAGCAGATGTTAAAGCGCAGAAAACACCTGTTTCCGCACGTGTTTCACGCTGGTTTCCGTTAAGCTAACGTCCTTGTCTGATGAAGAACGGTTCTGCGTCTGGATCTTTGACAAACCGCTGGTTTCCACTTGTTTTCTCCTGGCCAATATTCAAACGGTACCATTAAAGTTTGAAAGTTGgtaaataaaaacaccagaGAACTCTGAGATGGTTGTTTGGGGCTCCCAGGAAATGCGtgcatcttattttgaaagtcccGATAAAACGGGTCGTTCAGCTGTTAttcacaactgccctcacggGCGGATAAGGGCAACGAAGGTCTCACCTGTACGGTGACCCGCCCCAAATATCAAAGGCCAAAGATCaaagctgcagcttttattttgttatcagAAGAGAACttcctttgttgttgttttttctaaactcCAGGGCTCCACCGGCAGTCAAGTGCCTCAGAACAAATATGCAGAGCTGCTCGCCATCATCGAAGAACTCGGGAAGGAAATCAGGCCCACGTATGCTGGAAGCAAGAGCGCCATGGAGAGGCTGAAACGAGGTATGTCCCGCTTTGAACGCTTTCCTTTGGGTTTCAGCCGAATAAACCCCATCCCTCTGGGCAGGAATAATCCACGCCAGAGGACTGGTGCGGGAATGCTTGGCGGAGACGGAGAGGAACGCCAGGTCCTAGCCGCAGACGCGCCTTCCCCCTCCGAGAAGAACCACACGTCACCCAAAAGCAAACGGAAAAATCAACCTGCATGGCATTTTTCTCGGTTGGGAGGAAGTCGATGAAGAAAAGGCGGAGAGGCAAACTCCTAGAGATAAAGGGCGACGATAAGAGAAACGAGCAGCAACAACCTGAACGCCTCCCAACGGCTGTCAATCATGTCTGAGTTGtttgtgaaacaaaagaaaaggtcgaCATTCAACTTCACTGATCTTAGTTTTCCATTTCCCTTCAAAATCCTTCTTTTTGCATGCAAACGGGCCCATCGGTTAACTGTAGACTATGCATGACATGTACAAAACTAGATCAGGTTttcttatttgattttattttttagtgtttttattttcctcttttcatgGCGTTCGGTCTGTTTTGACCTTTTGCAACTCACGGCGGAGGGAAGGATGTGCCAAATGCATTTCTTTCATCCATCTTTCAGTTGGTTTTAAGTGGAGAcacagaaaatggaaaatgcTGTTACTTGCATCTTTGTATGTATTTATTACCCTGTGtaataaattgtattttcaaTACAGTTGTCATGGtgattctttgtttgttttcttttggctCAAAGGggcagaaaataataaaaaaaatataaatgtataaacatttaaagcaaatagacaaaataaatatttacaaacttCAGTTATGGGGAGGGCTGCGTATTTTACTCAGCTTTTTCACTAAATTAGATGGTTTTTTTCATGCCTGTGTAAATTATAATCTAGgattattaaatgtaaaaaagactCAGATGCTTCCTTGAAGGGTATATTTTatgtagatgaaaaaaaaaactttaagtaaaatcaacagaaataaaaatttcaatatcatcaccaggggcctcatttataaacgtcgcgtacgcacaaaagaaggcgtacgccactctctacgcaatagttgagatttataaaaagcaaacttgacgggaaaatgtgcggtccttcacgcaagctctgacccaggcgtacgcacaaaaacgggtgaaatgagaaacggcgacaccgtcggcagatggaagaaacacgtgaaagtgaaaatgacaatactgcctctcataaataacatgaagacttcacaaagcaagtcttacagtTATCagcctacaccaacacccgtttgatcgatcagcagtgaaacaaacaaaaaaatcaaacgaaaattacaacagaaattcaaatgaacacttatttgcagaaagaaaagtgaaatatgttctgcaatattggcatgttgtgcaattcatcctcataaataatatagttaacagaacgaaataatgtacaaaactgatattcccgtcaatgtgtccgtctggcggagcagatataggtgcagacagacagatgggtagatagagagagatgcattaattgtccactggggaaagttgttttcatagtaaaacatttcttcataagctacagaattatggtattcatgcatatgcctttagtttgtattatttttgataaaacaatgtatggcgtatgtctcaaccattcagaaagcaacaagaaattacatttgcgctgatcaatttcccatttccacgtcgattattaccgacatctgtagcttgtcagatgtaactaaatggagggaaataaaatgccccatcacattgcgtaatgacgcacaatggctgatcttgcgctcttagaagatgtggcaaatggaagaattcagagtgaacgcatctttagacagcaagaagacttgttggcaaacgaggacgagtggcttatgatccggttccgacttcctctgcgggcttttgggggggtgtcacccggtgcatctggcgcgtcggcatccccctgcgcctcagtcaccactccacttaaaagggattccccaattattgctgccagtctctcatcaggagtggcagctccggtgcccccccccccacacccgtggcagacacgggtgtgtgtgtgtgtgtgtgggtgagtgGGGgttgcagcgccagacgtttttttgcctcgactttgatgtccgaccatttctggTCCGTCTCTGGgggcaccggagcgccagatgcaccgggtgacacgcgtggttcctctgAGTGCtcttctgtaacgccgggcccaaaagcccgcagaggtccaacaggacggctcgaggaagtcggaaccggctcatgaGTCACTcatcctcgtttgccagcaagtcttcttgttgtctaaagatgcgttcactccgaattcttccatttgccacatcttctaagagcgcaagatcagccattgtgcgtcattacgcattgtgatggggcattttatttccctccatttagttacatctgacaagctacagatgtcggtaataatccacgtggaaatgggaaattgttcagcgcaaatgtaatttcttgttgctttctgaatggttgagacatacgtac
Proteins encoded in this region:
- the cdk2ap1 gene encoding cyclin-dependent kinase 2-associated protein 1; this encodes MSLGMSYKPNVHQHIPGTSGNQVGNLQSASAANLATLQSYRPLLSDYGPPSLGFSQGSTGSQVPQNKYAELLAIIEELGKEIRPTYAGSKSAMERLKRGIIHARGLVRECLAETERNARS